The stretch of DNA CGCGCTGGAGGTGCTCGAACGCGACGTGAAGTCGTTCCAATGCGTGCGCGACGAGACGCGCCTCATCGTGCCCGAGAGTCTGCCTCCCCCGCTCCTCGAAGTGCTCGGCAGGATCGAAGCGGCGGGGCTGCGCTGCGCGCTCCGCCACGCCCCCTCCGCGTCGGGAGTGCCGTGGTTTCAAGCCGTGCTGTGGGATCCGGACGACCTCGACCCGAGCCTCGTCAACGGCGGCTACGGGTGCCATCCGGACGCGACGACGGCCGCGACTCGCGCGGTTCTGGAAGCCGTCCAGAGCCGACTCGTCGTCATCCACGGCGGGCGGGACGACCTGATCGACACCCACCGGCGCTACGCGAGCATGAGCCCGACGGAACGAGTCGGTCATCTTCAGCGCGTCCTGAGGCGGGCGCTCGACGTCGATGGCCAGGTGGAGCTCGAGTCGGTGCCATCGCTCGACACCTCAGGCCCTCTCGAGAGCGTGCTCGACCGGGTCCTGGATGCGGTGGGCCGCGCGCGACTCGGTCCCCCGGTCCGCGTCGTGCTCGAGTCCATCGATCCACGGCTCGCGTTCGTGCGCGTCGCGATCCCTGGAGCCGAGAACTTCACGAACGCCGAGCGGAAGGTCGGGCGACGGCTCGTAGAGCGGCTGAGGGCCGCGCGGTGAGCTGCGTCCTGTTCGTCGGCCCGACGGCGTGGGGCCTCGACCTCGAGCGATGGGCAGCCCGGGTCGACGTCCGTGGTCCGGCCTGTCGAGGTGCCATCGACGCGCTGCTCTCGGCGCACGGAGCGCCCCGGCCCATCGCGCTGGTCGATGGGCTCTTCGGTCGAGTGCCTGCGCTCGGGCACCGCGAGATCCTCTCGGCCCTCGAGGCGGGTTGGCCGGTCTGGGGGCTCTCCTCTCTCGGAGCCATCCGCGCGGCCGAGATGGACTACCTGGGCATGCGCGGCTACGGGCGCATCTACGCTCGCTACGCATCCCTCCCCGATCTCCGTGATGACGAGGTGGCGCTGCTCCACGAGGCGGAGCGTCCCTGGCGCCCGGTCAGCGAGCCTCTCGTTCATCTTCGAGAGGCGCTCGCGCACCTCGTCGCGGTGGGCTCGATCGAGGACGGGACGAGGGCCGAAACGCTCGCGACGCTCGAGCGGCTCTGGTTCGGCGAGCGAACGCGTGCGCGCCTGCTCGAGCTGCTCGTCGCGCGGGAGGGGCCCGGGCGGCGGGAGGAGCTCCGCGCCGAGCTGCGCCGCTTCGAGCGCTTCCGAGTCAAGACTCACGATCTCTCGATGTTTCTCGAGGAGGCGCCGTGGGCTCGCACCTGACGCTGGCCGCGATGATCGGCGGCGTTCCGTTCCTCGATCCGAGCTTCAGGCCGGGCGCGCTGCTCGCGGCTGTCGCCGTCGTCCGGGCCCGGGCCGCTCACGGGGACGGGGCCGAGTCGCTCCCCGGAGACGCTCTGCGCGCGCTGCTGCGTCCTTCGGTTGCGCTCGAGCTGCGCGTCACGCAGGGGCTCGCGCGGAGGATCCCGAACGCACCGCTCTCGGAGGCGCGAGCCGCGCAGGTCGAGGTCGCCATGGCCCGCCTCGCCACGCTCCCGAGCTGGCGGCCGCTCCTGGAGCTCCCGCTGGCGGTGCGCGGCCTCGTGGACCACCCCGCGACCTCGTGCTCCTGCTACGGCGTACCGCAGCACATCTTCCTGAGTGAGAGCGCGTTCGACGACGCCGTCGGGCTCGAGGAGTACGTGCTGCACGAGGTCTGCCACAACTGGATGTATTGCATCGAAGAGATCCGCGTGCTGCACCCCGCCGAGTTCCCCGGCCGGTACACGCTCCCCACGGGCACGGTCGGGCGGAACCCGACGGAGGTCATCGGTGCTGCGCACGTGGCCTCCACGCTCATACGGTGGTACCGACACCAGAATGGTCAGCCCGAGCGGGTGCGCGACCTCTCTCGATATCTCGCGGGTTGCATCGAGCTCCTCGAAGGGATGCCGCCAGGCGCGCTGACGGCGACGGGGGTCGAGGTGGCGGAGCGCCTCGCGAACGAGCGGGTGATCGGGTGACGTTGAACCGAGCGACCGCGGACGGAGTCATCAGGTGCTGGCCGACCCCCGTCTATCGTCGGCAGCACGACACGATGGGGGACGCGCAGGGAGTGAACGAGGCGCTCGCCGATCATATCCGCCGACGAAGTCGCGAAGAGCCGTCCGCGAAGGCGAGCAACCTCGGCGCGTGGCAGAGCCGGGCGGATCTGCTTCGAGGCGACGCTCCGGCCGTGAGCCGGCTCGCCGAGTGGATCTCGGAGGCCGTCGCCGCGCTCGAGCGGCTGGTCCTGGCCATCCCGTGGGAAGCGGGTCATCCCGTCGCGGAGGCGTGGGGCATGCTCTACCGAGCGCGCGATGCGCAGGGAGTGCACGTGCACCCGGGCTCGGTCTGGAGCGGCGTGTACTACGTCGAAGTGCCAGAGCTCGAGGGCGAACGGGGCGCCCTGGAGCTGTTCGATCCGCGGACGGCCCGACGGGTACGGCACGCGACGGGTATACACCGCATCGTCCCCTCGAGCGGATTGCTCGTGGCGTTCCCCAGCTGGCTCGAGCACCGCGTTCGCCCACACGACTCCCCACGAGAGCGGATCGCCGTCGCCTTCAACGTGGGATATCGCCGATGAGTGCTCCCGAGATTCTCCTGCTCTGGCCCACCCTCGTGGTCCAGCGTCACGTCGAGTTGCCCGATGTAGGAGTGCGTGCAGCGCGCTCGCCCACGCTCGCCGAGGTCTTGGACGACGCGGCCCTGGAGGCGTGCGAAGCCCAGATGGCGTCCGCTCTCGAACCGCTCGGGGTGGGGCCGCTGGCGGGCTCCGTGGTGCCGGGATCCGTCGTCGAGCGAGTGGGGCCCGATGACTGGCCGGCTCCGCGATACCACTCCGGCGAATGGCACGGCGTGCTCTGCTTGGTCCACCGATCTGCCGAGGAAGAGACCTCGAGAAGAGAAGGGGAGCTCCTGCTCTTCGACCCGCGACCCGGAGCGCTGGTGGCCGAGCACCCCGGTCGCCCGTTCGGTCGCTCTCTCCGGCTCGACCTCGGCGAGGGCTCGCTCGTGCTCATGCCGGGCTGGTTGGCCTGGTCGGTGCTCCCCGTCTCGACCGGGCGCGAGCTGATCGTCGCTCACCTCGTGTCGTGAGTCGGCCCTGCATCGAGCTCCGAGCTGGAGTCGCGTGCCTCGGGGAGCGTGACCACGTCGGTGTCGGGCTCACTGGGTGGCGTCGTGCGGACCGTCGTGCGGGGGCCCGCATGGATTTCCTCCAGGATCGCGCGCGTCGACGCCTGGTTCGCGGAGTGATCGGCCCCGTCGCCGTCGGCCGCTGGCGTCTGCCTCCGCTTGGCGCGGATCCCGAGGCGACCGGTGAGGTCGCGGCGCGCGGCGTCGACCGAGCCCACGAGGCGCGTGAGCGTGCGGAGCGCGTCCACCACCTCGCGCAGCGCGTCGGTCGTGGAAGAACGCTGACGCTCACGGGCAGCGTTCGCTGCAGATCCGGACATCGTCCACCTGCCATGTCGTGCCGTCGGTCCCGTCCGCGCCCCAATCGTTGGGTTGCGCGTTGCCCCCGATCGTCACTCCATTGAACCCCGCTACACCGGAGTCTGCGCCGGTCTCACGGAACGGGACGCCTCGCACGAGGCCCAAACGACAACCATCGAACCAGAGCTCGAGCTCCCCGTCGGCGACGCCAGGCGCGCTGTTCATGCGGAGGCCGACCTCGAAGCGATGCCACTCGCCATCGGCGAAGACCGCCTCGTAGCTGCCATCGGCAGGCACGGCGCAGGACGCACCCGTGCGGAGCTCGAATCGAGCGGCTCGTCCGCCCCAGTCCGACCCGTCGTGCGCCACGCGCTCCGCACCGGCTCCACCCACGGTGCAGCGGTAGTCCGGCGGGTTGGAGCAGCGGACGCTGCAGCGGAACTCCATCGTGCCCGACGCCTCCCGCCAGTTGCAGATCACGCCACCATCGGTCGATTCGCTCGTATTGAAGACGTTGCGCCCGTCGTCGAGCCACGCGCGATCGTAGTGAAAGATGTGCGTCATCTTCTGGTTGGTCGTGCGCAGGACGGGCGAGCTCCAGTAGACCCACATGTCGAGCCAGATCTCTTCGTGCTGCTCCGGGTACCAGTACTTGGCCAGCTGGAAATCGTGACCCCACTGGGAACGCCCCAGATGGTGCTCGTTCTCGTCCCACATCTGAAGGTTCATGCCCGCGCCGCCGCGCGCCCCCTCGGACGTGATCTGCGCGACATGGGGATAGCTCCCGCCGCTTCCGCCGCCGGTCCACAAGAAGCTCCAGCCGGGCTCGAAATCCGCCCTTTCCCAGGGGAAGGTCGCCTCGCCGCAGGCCGCGCTGTCCGGCCCCAAGCAACGCCCATCCAGGTCCATCGCGGGATACGAATCGAAGTCGTCCGCGAAGAGCACGCTGGGAGGGGGCGGGCCAGCGTCGAGGCGGCCTGCGTCGGGCCGAGAGCCGTCCAGCGGGACCACGCCTGGGCTCCCATCCGGAGGGACACCCGAGTCACCCGGGGGCGCGCTGTCCGACCCAGCGTCGTCCGGCGCGTTGCCGTCCGGAGTGCCGCCATCCAGAGCTTCGGGATCGCCGCAAGCGAACGACGACAGGGCCAAGAGCACGACGGGGAGCTGCTGCAATCTCATGCGATCACCTCAGCACCCGGGCGGAGCTGGACCACCTATCTTCGACTATATTCCGCCTTCATCACCGTCTCTTCGCTCGCGCGGGCAGCGAACACGGGCGGCGAAGAGGGGGCAAGCGACCCGAGGCCCGACCGCGCCCGCCGGGTGAACTCGGATCGACTCGACTCGACGAGTCGGGGCGCGGCGCGTCCGCGGTTCCATGTATCCTGGGGCGTGGCCAAGAAACTCTGGACCCAGACCGCAGAGGTCCCGGAAGCGCTCCGCAGCAACCCGCCTCCCGCGCGTGTTCGCGCCATCGAGGCGAACGAGATGGGCGTGGCGTTTCAGCCCATCGTGGATCTCGAGACGAAGACGATCTTCGCGGCCGAGATGCTCGCGCGGTGCCGGCGCGCGTCCTTCGAGAACCCCGCGTTCCTCTTCGAGCAGGCGGAGCTCCAGGGCGCCACCGGACGGCTGGGGAGGCTGACCCGGGAGGCCGGCTTCGCGCGCGCGCCGGCGCTGCCGCTCTTCGTCAACCTCCACCCCCACGAGCTGAGCGAGCGCTGGGTGGTGCGACCCGACGACCCGATGAACTTCTTCGAGCACGAGCTCTTCCTCGAGGTCACGGAGAGCGCCGCGTTCGACTACTTCGAGATCGTCGACGGCGCGCTGCGCGAGCTCTGCGGGCGGCTCAACGCGCAGCTCGTGGTGGACGACTTCGGCGCCGGCCAGTCGAACCTCCTCCGCATCGCGGAGCTCGGGCCGTCGGTGGTCAAGCTCGACCGGAGCCTGGTGATGGACGCCGACCAGCACCCGGCCAAGCCGATCATCCTCCGGCACCTGGTGAAGCTCTGCGAGGATCTCGGCGCGAAGGTCGTCGCTGAGGGCATCGAGACGGTCGGCGAGCTGAAGGTCGTGATCGACTCCGGCGTGCACTACGGGCAGGGCTACCTGCTCGCGCGGCCCGCCGATCCGATGAACGAGGTCGTCTGGCCGGACCTGTAGGCGCGGCGCTACTCGCTCTCGTCGCCCTCTTCCGACTCGCCCTCGGGCGCCATCTCGCGGAGCTTCGCGGCGAGCTCGGGGTTCTGGGCCAGCATCGCCTCGGCCTGCGCGCTCATCGCGTCGATCCCGCCCATCTGCTCCACCTGCTGCTGCAGGCGCTGCTCGAGGCCCGGGTCCTTCTCGATCATCTCGCGCGCCTGGTTGGCGAGCGCGCCGAGGTCGGGCATCTGCCCGCCCGCGCCGCCCATGCCGCCCATCATCTTGGTGAGGTCGCCGAGGTCGCCGCTCTGCGCGAGCTGCTGCGCCATCTGCATGGCTTGTTGCATGAGCGCCTCCGGGTCTCCGCCCATCTGCTGCATCATCGCGCCCAGATCCATGCCGCCCATGCCGCCCATGAGGGCTTGCATCGGGTCGGCCGCCTGCACCGGGATCCAGTCGGCGGCCTCTCCGAGCTCGTCGACGACCTCGTTCCACTTCTTCGCCGCGAGCGCGTGCGAGTCGGGGTAGACCGGCACACCGCGCGTGGGCTCGTGCAAGTCGAGCAGCTCACCGAGCAGCTCGTGCATGCGCGCGGCCAGCGCCTCGGGCTCCGACGCGAGCGAGACGCCGAGGTGGACCTTCACCGCGTCCTCGAGCGCCTCGATCGTCACCGCTTCGCCGCTATTGGCGCGGCGCGCGCCGCCCTCTTCGGGCAGGGCGGCGAAGACGACGGAGGGAGACACCTTGAGGACGGCGATCGCGTTCATGGCCATGCCGAGGCTGTACCACGCTCGGTGCCCTGGGGACACGCCGCGGTCGGCCGCGCCGCCTGCGCCACCCGCAGCAGCTCACTCGGGCCGCTCACCGAGCCGTAGTGGTTGTCGACGACGATCAGGAGATCGTCGCCCTCGAAGGTGAGCCCCTCCGGGTTGGGGTGGTCCGGCAGGTGCGGCGCGAGATCCGTGACCAGCTCGGCCTGGAGCGGCTCCGGCCCGCCGAGCGGGATGCGCACCACACGCCCCGCCCACTCGAGGCCACGCAGGCCGCGCTCGATCGCGAGCAC from Sandaracinaceae bacterium encodes:
- a CDS encoding TfuA-like protein, whose protein sequence is MSCVLFVGPTAWGLDLERWAARVDVRGPACRGAIDALLSAHGAPRPIALVDGLFGRVPALGHREILSALEAGWPVWGLSSLGAIRAAEMDYLGMRGYGRIYARYASLPDLRDDEVALLHEAERPWRPVSEPLVHLREALAHLVAVGSIEDGTRAETLATLERLWFGERTRARLLELLVAREGPGRREELRAELRRFERFRVKTHDLSMFLEEAPWART
- a CDS encoding EAL domain-containing protein: MAKKLWTQTAEVPEALRSNPPPARVRAIEANEMGVAFQPIVDLETKTIFAAEMLARCRRASFENPAFLFEQAELQGATGRLGRLTREAGFARAPALPLFVNLHPHELSERWVVRPDDPMNFFEHELFLEVTESAAFDYFEIVDGALRELCGRLNAQLVVDDFGAGQSNLLRIAELGPSVVKLDRSLVMDADQHPAKPIILRHLVKLCEDLGAKVVAEGIETVGELKVVIDSGVHYGQGYLLARPADPMNEVVWPDL
- a CDS encoding YcaO-like family protein, with translation MTVTYRFGTSLRRIDAEATLEVAAACLASHGVRRVVDVTPLDRVGLPVFVSIRPEGRTLAVHAGKGSTPGEARVSAVMEALEFAVAERPPSRETVSVTPREAREAHGLDFLSLCPRLGVGIPSDRPLDCLLGECLLGGGPRPLPVETVHLLEHGSGSGYFGSNTTGLASGNDVVEATLHAALEVLERDVKSFQCVRDETRLIVPESLPPPLLEVLGRIEAAGLRCALRHAPSASGVPWFQAVLWDPDDLDPSLVNGGYGCHPDATTAATRAVLEAVQSRLVVIHGGRDDLIDTHRRYASMSPTERVGHLQRVLRRALDVDGQVELESVPSLDTSGPLESVLDRVLDAVGRARLGPPVRVVLESIDPRLAFVRVAIPGAENFTNAERKVGRRLVERLRAAR
- a CDS encoding TIGR02466 family protein; amino-acid sequence: MTLNRATADGVIRCWPTPVYRRQHDTMGDAQGVNEALADHIRRRSREEPSAKASNLGAWQSRADLLRGDAPAVSRLAEWISEAVAALERLVLAIPWEAGHPVAEAWGMLYRARDAQGVHVHPGSVWSGVYYVEVPELEGERGALELFDPRTARRVRHATGIHRIVPSSGLLVAFPSWLEHRVRPHDSPRERIAVAFNVGYRR